In Sardina pilchardus chromosome 10, fSarPil1.1, whole genome shotgun sequence, one genomic interval encodes:
- the LOC134094496 gene encoding putative nuclease HARBI1 has protein sequence MRQHFSPLDVLSDRAVQEKYRLPLTTIRWLITLVTPHIQRASCRNFVLSPEVQLLAALRFYTVGSFLEVVGDGTSLSKASVSRSVAAVTPILLRHARNHSKMPTTRDEVRQVHQGFHAVAGIPRVIDVVDDTLHHSYPQSLPGGSVLDQQEALRGHQHTGGGGPQRHITDIVARLPGGTHDSLIWANYAVGQKAGREEFGLLGYPPRGQWLSSPELPRHASNQPSNTTRTRVERVFGMWKSRYRCIHRSLGGLRLSPHKCCRVIVVTAMLHNIAVHVGAVEPPPVDDGEEHPEDEAPEPHTPGCASSAPSGWCPD, from the coding sequence ATGCGTCAGCACTTCTCCCCGCTCGACGTGCTGTCAGACCGGGCTGTCCAGGAGAAGTACCGGCTGCCCCTTACGACCATCCGATGGCTGATCACTCTGGTGACTCCACACATCCAGAGAGCATCCTGCCGCAATTTTGTCCTCAGCCCGGAGGTGCAGCTCCTGGCTGCTCTGCGTTTTTACACAGTGGGGAGCTtcctggaggtggtgggggacgGCACCAGCCTCAGCAAGGCGTCTGTGTCCCGGAGTGTGGCAGCTGTCACACCCATTCTCCTGCGCCATGCCCGGAACCACAGTAAGATGCCCACCACACGGGACGAGGTCCGTCAGGTCCATCAGGGGTTCCACGCAGTGGCTGGGATCCCCCGGGTGATCGATGTGGTGGACGACACCCTCCACCATTCCTATCCTCAATCCCTCCCTGGTGGATCCGTGCTGGATCAGCAGGAAGCACTACGCGGCCATCAACACACAGGTGGTGGTGGACCACAACGGCACATCACTGACATCGTCGCCAGGTTGCCAGGAGGCACACACGACAGCTTAATTTGGGCCAACTACGCTGTGGGGCAGAAGGCTGGCAGAGAAGAGTTTGGTCTTCTAGGGTATCCTCCTAGGGGACAGTGGCTATCCTCTCCGGAGTTACCTCGTCACGCCAGTAACCAACCCAGCAACACAACCAGGACGAGGGTTGAGCGGGTGTTTGGCATGTGGAAGTCCCGCTACAGGTGCATTCATCGTTCGTTGGGGGGGCTGCGCTTGTCTCCACACAAGTGTTGCCGTGTGATTGTTGTCACTGCCATGCTGCACAACATCGCAGTGCACGTTGGCGCAGTTGAGCCACCTCCTGTGGATGACGGAGAGGAACATCCAGAGGACGAAGCCCCCGAACCCCACACCCCAGGATGTGCGAGCAGTGCTCCATCAGGCTGGTGCCCGGACTAG